In Candidatus Chlorohelix allophototropha, one DNA window encodes the following:
- a CDS encoding aldo/keto reductase family protein, giving the protein MMQLTLNQDIQMPMIGFGTYLITNDEVKTVVLEALRSGYRHIDTAEAYGNEEGVGQAIQAGRQELGLARKDIFVTTKLWPGNDAWGQPVKTYQSTIESLNQSLSNLKLDYVDLYLIHAPLAKDQRLEQWKALVALRQMGKVRAIGVSNFNITHIEEIKSAGLPLPDANQIELHPWSQKPALTSYLRDHNIASIAYSSLVPLSTWRTAPGQDSAKTDAMKQAGAEADSPFKIMAQKYGVSEAQVLLRWGLQKGYAILPKSTNKTRIRQNSDVLSFEIDDADLTVIEKMDRGDGVAWSFGDPTKVS; this is encoded by the coding sequence ATGATGCAGCTCACCCTTAACCAGGATATTCAGATGCCCATGATTGGCTTCGGTACCTATCTGATTACCAATGATGAGGTCAAGACCGTTGTTTTGGAAGCTTTAAGGTCAGGGTACCGGCACATTGATACCGCCGAAGCGTATGGTAATGAGGAGGGTGTCGGACAAGCGATACAAGCTGGTAGGCAGGAACTTGGGTTAGCGCGGAAGGATATTTTCGTGACTACCAAGCTATGGCCCGGAAACGACGCCTGGGGGCAACCCGTCAAAACCTACCAATCAACAATCGAGTCGCTGAATCAGAGTTTATCAAATCTGAAATTGGATTATGTCGATTTATATCTGATTCATGCCCCATTAGCCAAGGACCAGCGCCTGGAACAATGGAAAGCCCTCGTCGCGCTGCGTCAGATGGGGAAAGTACGCGCCATCGGTGTGAGTAACTTTAATATTACCCATATCGAAGAAATCAAATCTGCCGGTTTGCCACTCCCTGACGCCAATCAGATTGAATTACATCCCTGGTCTCAGAAGCCAGCCTTGACTTCATATCTGAGAGACCATAATATTGCGAGCATTGCCTACAGTAGCCTTGTGCCGCTCTCAACCTGGCGAACTGCGCCAGGACAGGATAGCGCCAAGACCGATGCCATGAAACAAGCAGGCGCTGAGGCGGATTCACCTTTTAAGATAATGGCGCAAAAGTATGGTGTTTCCGAGGCACAGGTTCTACTCCGATGGGGGTTACAGAAGGGTTATGCAATTCTGCCGAAAAGTACCAATAAGACAAGAATCCGGCAGAATTCTGATGTCCTCTCATTTGAAATTGATGATGCAGACCTGACTGTCATCGAAAAAATGGACCGGGGTGACGGAGTTGCCTGGAGTTTTGGGGATCCCACGAAAGTATCCTGA
- a CDS encoding helix-turn-helix domain-containing protein has product MLQQGQAITFQQRLEIAELTAAGQTGPQIAGLMNCSFYTVRKWRRRFEKGGRTALSSHMGRPRTGVLSKFSTELKQLIIQLRKDHPGWGPDTLLVALHKTTQTSALALPSRARLAAFLKQRGLTRPYQTHIELFQAPKKPLEQPHQEWQLDAQGSTQVEGVGKVSLITIIDVVSRLKVESYPSLEHRNPSLPEYQMALRRAFLNYGMPKRITLDHGTVFYDNTTPSPFPTKLHLWFIGLDIEVGFIRKRQPTDHGMIERTHQIMTKQALLGQKYSSQVGLWNGLDERREVLNTELSVRTLKKAPLKAYPQAKHSGRYYQPQWEEDLLDLQRVGTYLGQGHWFRRVKGNGHFNLGGLGYYIGNRLIGKLLEIRFDPAKMSLKCQPEESQEVLELPVQGISKIDLMGE; this is encoded by the coding sequence ATGCTTCAACAAGGACAAGCTATAACTTTCCAGCAACGTCTGGAAATTGCAGAACTCACGGCAGCCGGTCAAACTGGCCCCCAAATTGCTGGGTTAATGAATTGTTCTTTCTATACCGTTCGTAAATGGCGACGTCGTTTTGAAAAAGGAGGACGGACTGCGCTAAGTTCACATATGGGACGACCTCGGACTGGCGTGCTTTCTAAATTTTCAACTGAATTAAAGCAACTGATTATTCAATTACGAAAAGACCATCCAGGTTGGGGACCGGATACCCTTTTAGTAGCTTTACACAAAACAACCCAAACATCTGCGCTAGCCTTACCAAGTCGAGCTCGTTTGGCAGCTTTTCTTAAACAACGTGGTCTGACGCGACCTTACCAGACTCATATTGAATTATTTCAGGCGCCTAAAAAGCCTCTTGAACAACCTCATCAGGAGTGGCAGCTTGATGCACAGGGTAGTACTCAAGTAGAAGGGGTGGGCAAAGTTAGTTTGATTACCATAATTGATGTAGTAAGTCGCCTAAAAGTAGAGAGCTATCCAAGCTTGGAACATCGCAATCCTTCACTTCCAGAATATCAAATGGCCCTGCGCCGGGCTTTTCTAAACTATGGTATGCCTAAACGAATTACCCTCGATCACGGAACAGTTTTTTACGATAATACTACCCCTTCTCCCTTCCCAACCAAACTACATTTATGGTTCATTGGTCTCGACATCGAAGTGGGTTTTATTCGCAAAAGGCAACCGACCGACCACGGTATGATTGAACGGACCCATCAAATCATGACTAAACAAGCTCTTTTAGGGCAAAAATATTCTTCCCAAGTAGGACTGTGGAACGGGTTGGATGAGCGACGAGAGGTTCTTAACACTGAATTGTCAGTTCGCACCTTAAAGAAAGCCCCGCTTAAGGCTTACCCACAGGCTAAACACAGCGGTCGTTATTACCAACCGCAGTGGGAAGAAGATTTGTTGGATTTACAACGGGTAGGTACTTATCTAGGTCAGGGCCACTGGTTTCGGAGGGTTAAGGGCAATGGTCATTTTAATTTGGGTGGGTTGGGTTATTATATTGGTAATCGTTTAATCGGTAAGCTGTTAGAAATCCGGTTTGACCCTGCCAAGATGAGTTTGAAATGCCAGCCTGAAGAGAGCCAGGAAGTGCTAGAGTTACCAGTTCAAGGGATTAGTAAGATTGATTTAATGGGTGAATAA
- a CDS encoding beta strand repeat-containing protein: MVRVIPKQRRLAVTLAGIALLLAIFISPPPAQAAVQTCDLTGLKAAVLAGGSQDLACSADTTITLDAPWNGTIATNLTLTNTGAGKLTISGNNLYQIFNVNSGKSLSLTNLNLTGGKGSDGGAIYNYGNVTISNSTLSGNSATSGYGGAIENLGNMTISNSTLSGNSATSGYGGAIENLGNMTISNSTLSGNSATGGGAIENYNNGSVTISNSTLYSNSASQYGGGAIVNWSGTVTLTNSSLYSNSATIVGGAIYNTSGGTVNLQNSLLQGSNICYNTTGSSITDKGYNLEAEAAGNYSCGFSGTKGSIKTTDAKLGTPGNNGGATNTIALLSGSPAIDAIPAASCVVTADQRGVNRPQGTVGCDIGAYETTTGYATKLAFTTQPSGAVAGSAFTGQPAVTVQDANGNTVTSFSGAVTVAIKGGTGTTGATLSGTLTVNAVNGVATFSGLSLDKSGTSYMLTATSGTLTSADTSGFAVASTCSLAALKIIVSTGGTLDFNCAADTTITLDATWNGTIATDLTLTNTGAGKLTISGANTYQIFSVNLGKSLSLTNLNLTGGTATYGGAIYNAGGTSSVTITNSTLSGSSATTTGGAIYNNGGTVTITNSTLYSNSAKGGGAIENPFGMVTITNSTLYSNSATNGGAIYNNGTVTLTNSTLYSNSATLDGGAIDNTGGTVTLTNSTLYSNSANYGGAIYNFAGTANFQNSLLQGSSICAGGDFTDKGYNLVATTSIYNCQFSGTSKTTTDAILGTPGNNGGVTNTIALLSGSPAIDAIPAASCVVTADQRGVNRPQGTGCDIGAFETQVATKLAISTPSGAVAGSAFTTQPVITVQDIYSNTATSFSGTVTVAIKSGTGTTGATLGGTTTVSAVNGVATFSGLSIDKSGTGYVLTATSGTLTSADTSGFTITAGAATKLAVTTPSGAVAGSPFTTQPVVTVQDVYSNTATSFSGAVTVTIKSGTGTTGATLSGTTTVSTVNGVATFSGLSIDKSGTGYVLTATSGNLSIDTANFNVEPGTSSQLVITTQPSGAVAGAAFTTTVTAHDTNGNTATNFSGTVTVAIKSGTGTPGATLGGTATISAVNGVATFSDLSLDKSGTGYVLTASATGLTSANTNSFDITTGTAAKLVITTQPSGAVASSAFTTQPVVTAQDANGNTATSFNRAVTVAIKSGAGTTGALLSGTLTVNAINGVATFSNLKINKSGRGYVLVFNATGLTSAQSNPFNVVIIGQPSDLIPQLRVSPSPVVAISPENLVSFSFKVKNIGVGSTSYVRLEIPIPQGLEVGYLKNTSSGVWVTQVTTTTVTIALPSLGQDQEVHGTLLFRPNANAVIGTEIEARYKVVFDDEVGCGKSLNSNTQRFVFGETNSSEDGAIQRGAAISATVGEKVSLVQKGYLANEIVSLWYTKPDGTSVSLGEQRANANGEITILLNTAGFAPGDYAVVGYGNRSEVTQVNILTVVAAS; this comes from the coding sequence ATGGTTCGGGTAATACCAAAACAAAGACGTTTAGCGGTGACGTTAGCGGGTATCGCTCTGCTATTGGCAATTTTTATCAGCCCGCCTCCGGCGCAAGCGGCGGTACAAACCTGCGACCTAACGGGACTGAAAGCTGCCGTTCTCGCAGGCGGTTCGCAAGACCTTGCCTGCTCCGCCGATACCACCATCACCCTAGATGCGCCGTGGAATGGGACTATTGCCACAAACCTGACCCTCACCAACACCGGCGCGGGCAAGCTGACTATCAGCGGGAATAACCTATATCAGATTTTCAACGTCAACTCCGGCAAAAGCCTATCCCTGACCAATCTCAACCTGACCGGAGGCAAGGGTAGCGACGGCGGGGCTATTTATAACTATGGCAATGTGACGATAAGCAATTCCACCCTCTCCGGCAATTCCGCTACCAGCGGCTACGGCGGAGCTATTGAGAACCTTGGCAATATGACGATAAGCAATTCCACCCTCTCCGGCAATTCCGCTACCAGCGGCTACGGCGGAGCTATTGAGAACCTTGGCAATATGACGATAAGCAATTCCACCCTCTCCGGCAATTCCGCTACCGGTGGCGGCGCTATTGAAAACTACAACAACGGCAGTGTGACGATAAGCAATTCCACCCTCTACAGCAATTCCGCTAGCCAATACGGTGGTGGCGCTATTGTGAACTGGAGCGGCACGGTCACGCTAACCAATTCCAGCCTCTACAGCAATTCCGCTACCATAGTAGGCGGGGCTATTTATAACACCAGCGGCGGCACGGTCAATTTGCAGAACAGCTTATTGCAGGGCAGCAATATCTGCTACAACACCACAGGAAGCAGCATCACCGATAAGGGCTATAACCTTGAGGCAGAGGCAGCGGGTAACTATAGCTGCGGGTTCAGCGGTACTAAGGGTAGCATTAAAACCACCGATGCGAAACTAGGTACTCCCGGAAATAACGGCGGGGCAACTAATACCATTGCGCTACTGTCCGGCAGCCCGGCGATAGACGCGATTCCGGCAGCTTCTTGCGTAGTTACCGCTGACCAGCGCGGGGTTAACCGTCCGCAGGGTACTGTTGGATGTGACATCGGGGCTTACGAAACCACCACCGGCTATGCCACCAAACTTGCCTTCACCACCCAACCGAGCGGCGCAGTGGCAGGTTCAGCCTTCACCGGGCAACCGGCAGTGACAGTGCAAGATGCGAACGGCAACACCGTTACGAGCTTTAGCGGCGCAGTGACCGTTGCTATCAAGGGCGGTACTGGCACAACAGGCGCAACCCTTAGCGGTACACTCACAGTCAATGCGGTTAACGGCGTGGCAACCTTCTCCGGCTTGAGCCTTGACAAGAGCGGCACGAGCTACATGCTGACCGCAACTAGCGGCACTTTGACCTCAGCCGATACTAGCGGCTTTGCTGTAGCAAGTACGTGCAGCTTGGCTGCGCTAAAAATTATCGTTAGCACAGGCGGCACGCTCGACTTCAATTGCGCCGCCGATACCACCATCACCCTAGATGCGACGTGGAATGGGACTATTGCCACAGACCTAACCCTCACCAACACGGGGGCAGGCAAGCTGACTATCAGCGGGGCAAACACCTACCAGATTTTCTCCGTCAACCTCGGCAAAAGCCTATCCCTGACCAATCTCAACCTGACCGGAGGCACTGCTACCTACGGCGGGGCTATTTATAACGCCGGCGGCACAAGTAGTGTGACGATAACCAATTCCACCCTCTCCGGCAGTTCCGCCACAACCACCGGCGGGGCTATTTATAACAATGGCGGCACGGTGACGATAACCAATTCCACTCTCTACAGCAATTCCGCTAAAGGCGGCGGGGCTATTGAGAACCCCTTTGGCATGGTGACAATAACCAATTCCACTCTCTACAGCAATTCCGCTACCAATGGCGGGGCTATTTATAACAACGGCACGGTCACGCTAACCAATTCCACTCTCTACAGCAATTCCGCTACCCTAGACGGCGGGGCTATTGATAACACTGGCGGCACGGTGACGCTAACCAATTCCACTCTCTACAGCAATTCTGCTAACTACGGCGGGGCTATTTATAACTTCGCCGGTACGGCTAATTTTCAGAACAGCTTGTTGCAGGGCAGTAGTATCTGTGCTGGCGGCGACTTCACCGATAAGGGCTATAACCTTGTGGCTACAACGAGTATCTATAACTGCCAGTTCAGCGGCACCAGCAAAACCACCACCGATGCGATACTGGGTACTCCCGGAAATAACGGTGGGGTAACCAATACCATTGCGCTGTTGTCCGGCAGCCCGGCTATAGACGCGATTCCGGCGGCTTCTTGCGTAGTTACCGCTGACCAGCGCGGGGTTAACCGTCCGCAGGGTACGGGGTGCGACATTGGCGCATTTGAGACTCAAGTAGCCACCAAGTTGGCGATATCCACTCCGAGCGGGGCAGTGGCGGGTTCAGCTTTCACTACCCAACCCGTGATAACAGTCCAAGACATATATAGCAACACCGCTACCAGCTTTAGCGGCACAGTGACCGTTGCTATCAAAAGTGGCACTGGCACAACAGGCGCTACTCTCGGTGGTACTACTACCGTTAGCGCGGTTAACGGCGTGGCGACCTTCTCCGGCTTGAGCATTGACAAGAGCGGCACGGGCTATGTGCTGACCGCGACCAGCGGCACTTTGACCTCTGCCGATACCAGCGGCTTCACGATAACAGCCGGAGCAGCCACCAAGTTGGCGGTAACTACTCCGAGCGGGGCAGTGGCAGGTTCACCCTTCACTACCCAACCCGTCGTAACAGTCCAAGATGTATATAGCAACACCGCTACCAGCTTTAGCGGCGCAGTGACCGTTACTATCAAGAGCGGTACTGGCACAACAGGCGCAACCCTTAGCGGTACTACTACGGTTAGCACGGTTAACGGCGTGGCAACCTTCTCCGGTTTGAGCATTGACAAGAGCGGGACGGGCTACGTACTGACCGCAACTAGCGGCAACTTATCCATCGATACTGCCAACTTTAACGTAGAACCCGGTACCTCTTCTCAGTTGGTGATAACCACCCAACCGAGCGGCGCAGTAGCGGGGGCAGCCTTCACTACCACAGTGACGGCACACGACACGAACGGCAACACCGCTACGAACTTTAGCGGCACAGTGACCGTTGCTATCAAAAGTGGCACTGGCACACCAGGCGCTACTCTCGGTGGTACGGCTACCATTAGCGCGGTTAACGGCGTGGCAACCTTCTCCGATTTGAGCCTTGACAAGAGCGGCACGGGCTATGTGCTGACCGCCAGCGCCACAGGCTTAACCTCAGCCAATACTAACAGCTTCGATATAACAACCGGAACAGCCGCCAAGTTGGTGATAACCACCCAACCGAGTGGCGCAGTGGCAAGTTCAGCTTTCACCACCCAACCCGTGGTAACAGCCCAAGATGCGAACGGCAACACCGCTACCAGCTTTAACCGTGCGGTGACCGTTGCCATCAAGAGCGGCGCAGGCACAACAGGTGCACTGCTAAGCGGCACACTTACCGTCAATGCCATTAACGGCGTGGCAACCTTCTCCAACCTGAAGATTAACAAGAGCGGGAGAGGTTATGTGCTGGTTTTCAACGCCACCGGCTTAACTTCAGCCCAAAGTAACCCCTTCAATGTTGTTATCATCGGACAGCCTTCCGACCTGATACCCCAACTCCGGGTTAGCCCCTCTCCGGTGGTAGCGATTAGCCCTGAGAACCTTGTTTCCTTCAGCTTCAAGGTGAAGAATATCGGGGTAGGCAGCACGAGCTACGTTCGACTGGAAATACCGATACCGCAAGGGCTAGAGGTAGGTTATCTGAAGAACACAAGCTCAGGCGTGTGGGTTACCCAAGTGACCACCACCACCGTGACAATTGCCTTGCCGAGCCTTGGACAGGATCAGGAAGTGCACGGGACTTTGCTATTCCGCCCCAACGCCAACGCGGTAATCGGTACTGAGATCGAGGCGCGTTACAAAGTGGTGTTTGACGATGAAGTGGGATGCGGCAAGAGCTTGAACAGCAACACCCAACGCTTTGTATTCGGCGAAACGAACAGCAGCGAGGATGGCGCAATTCAGCGCGGCGCAGCAATAAGCGCAACTGTCGGCGAGAAGGTCAGCCTTGTGCAGAAGGGCTACCTAGCCAACGAGATTGTATCGCTATGGTACACGAAACCGGACGGCACAAGCGTGAGTTTGGGAGAGCAACGCGCCAACGCCAACGGTGAAATTACCATCTTGCTGAACACCGCCGGATTTGCGCCGGGCGATTATGCGGTCGTGGGCTACGGCAACCGCTCAGAAGTTACCCAAGTGAACATTCTGACCGTAGTCGCGGCGAGCTAG
- a CDS encoding ISL3 family transposase — protein MCPLPHFAFAKGQKYGTILLDLERQVVIDVLPDRKAKTLASWLQEHPGIEFISRDRSSAYSKAIRTAAPAAVQIADRFHLKQNLRTATEKYLRRNYPKIKAILKPPAEPKPTSEVKKAEEIKVGKPLTPAQIRKSRLELAGMPPTPPALPVREQKKEATQAARMELYQQIRTLHRQGFKQYQITHELDIDAGTVSQYLKNAPQPRVYSPGASKLDPYKAYLKQRFFVEGCRNAVQLGGEIRTQGYSGGNSIVTQYVASLRAELANHSPTESSIKSLAEFKLNQSKSKVATPRQISWWLCLPGERLKPWEQAQLQLLCEADAEIARAYGLSQQFSELIGSKNADSLVLWLWAVEEEPISEYASLGWGIASDRAAVEAGISLRWNQGQTEGGQVNRLKTIKRQMYNRAKFDLLRARVLYAA, from the coding sequence CTGTGCCCGCTACCCCACTTTGCTTTTGCCAAAGGGCAAAAATATGGAACAATCTTGCTTGATCTGGAGCGACAGGTAGTAATCGATGTGCTACCAGACCGGAAAGCCAAAACGTTAGCTAGCTGGCTTCAGGAACATCCGGGAATTGAGTTTATTAGCCGTGACCGTAGTAGTGCTTACAGTAAAGCCATTAGGACTGCTGCGCCTGCCGCTGTTCAGATAGCTGACCGTTTCCACCTGAAACAGAATTTACGTACCGCGACCGAAAAGTACCTGCGGCGCAATTACCCAAAAATAAAAGCTATTCTTAAACCACCCGCCGAACCAAAACCAACCAGCGAAGTCAAAAAGGCGGAAGAAATTAAAGTGGGCAAACCGCTTACTCCCGCTCAGATACGAAAGTCCCGTCTGGAACTGGCTGGAATGCCGCCTACACCACCGGCTTTACCGGTCAGGGAACAGAAAAAAGAGGCTACGCAAGCGGCTCGAATGGAACTTTACCAGCAAATCCGTACCCTGCACCGGCAAGGCTTTAAGCAGTATCAAATTACCCACGAGCTTGATATTGACGCTGGAACCGTCAGTCAGTATCTTAAAAATGCGCCCCAGCCACGAGTGTACAGTCCTGGAGCTAGTAAACTTGACCCTTACAAAGCTTATCTTAAACAACGCTTTTTTGTAGAAGGCTGTCGTAATGCGGTACAACTAGGAGGGGAGATTAGAACACAAGGTTATAGTGGCGGTAATTCAATTGTCACCCAGTACGTCGCCAGCCTGAGAGCAGAATTAGCTAATCATTCGCCAACTGAATCCTCGATCAAATCGCTGGCTGAATTTAAGCTTAACCAATCTAAAAGCAAAGTAGCCACACCACGGCAAATTAGCTGGTGGCTGTGTTTACCAGGGGAGCGGTTAAAGCCGTGGGAGCAAGCGCAGCTACAGCTACTGTGTGAGGCCGATGCAGAAATAGCGCGTGCCTATGGCTTAAGCCAGCAGTTTAGCGAGTTGATAGGTTCAAAAAATGCGGATAGTTTGGTTTTATGGTTGTGGGCGGTGGAGGAAGAGCCGATAAGTGAATATGCCAGTTTAGGATGGGGTATTGCAAGTGACCGGGCAGCGGTAGAAGCTGGGATTAGTTTGAGATGGAATCAAGGGCAGACAGAAGGTGGTCAGGTTAACCGACTTAAGACTATCAAACGTCAGATGTACAATCGCGCTAAATTTGATTTGCTAAGAGCAAGAGTACTGTATGCTGCTTAG
- a CDS encoding helix-turn-helix domain-containing protein yields MTERNRLRYAFDKGWQALFHDLDIGVQDVLRYAQLPLDLFSRQPITMNGAEYFRFWKGLAFVTRDDPTFSLRLVQAISPETVGPALFVAFCSNDLNTALHRIAKYKPLVGPLHMTVDQSESQTQIAFGSVLPDDRVPENLIIMELAFWVHVARMATRAPIIPKSVQMLFEPPERETHEAFFGSSIILSEFNGLTFEAKDAAKPFLTTNQAMWSILQPELNKRLKDLTRESSFKERVRACLVEILPSGHYSMADVASKLAMSSRTLHRRLKDEATTFQAVLDELREELARHYLGVSDYSSTEIAFLLGYEETNSFYRAFRVWTGNTPEEIRSSA; encoded by the coding sequence ATGACCGAAAGGAATAGGCTGCGCTATGCCTTCGACAAAGGATGGCAAGCACTCTTCCACGATTTGGATATCGGTGTGCAGGATGTATTACGTTATGCACAACTGCCACTTGATCTTTTCTCGCGCCAACCGATTACGATGAACGGGGCTGAGTATTTTCGATTTTGGAAGGGCCTGGCCTTTGTAACCCGGGATGACCCCACCTTTTCGCTGCGCTTGGTACAAGCCATTTCGCCAGAAACCGTTGGCCCTGCGCTGTTTGTCGCCTTTTGCAGCAATGATTTGAATACCGCCCTTCATCGCATCGCAAAATACAAACCCCTCGTCGGACCGCTCCATATGACTGTCGATCAAAGCGAAAGTCAGACACAAATCGCTTTTGGGAGTGTATTACCGGATGATCGGGTGCCCGAGAATTTGATCATTATGGAACTCGCGTTCTGGGTTCATGTGGCACGAATGGCAACCCGCGCCCCGATCATCCCCAAATCTGTCCAAATGTTGTTTGAACCACCTGAAAGAGAAACTCACGAGGCGTTTTTTGGTTCATCCATCATCCTTAGTGAGTTCAATGGTCTAACATTTGAAGCAAAGGATGCAGCAAAACCATTTCTTACGACAAATCAGGCAATGTGGTCAATTCTTCAACCTGAACTTAATAAGAGATTGAAAGATCTAACCAGGGAATCGTCCTTTAAGGAGCGTGTCCGGGCTTGCCTGGTCGAGATACTCCCCAGTGGTCATTATTCAATGGCGGATGTCGCCTCCAAACTTGCGATGAGTAGCCGCACCCTTCATCGCCGACTTAAAGATGAAGCTACGACATTTCAGGCAGTACTGGATGAATTGAGAGAAGAACTTGCCCGACATTATTTAGGCGTATCGGATTATTCGAGTACAGAAATTGCCTTCTTATTAGGTTATGAGGAGACGAACTCGTTCTACCGGGCATTTCGAGTATGGACAGGGAATACCCCCGAGGAAATTCGGTCTTCAGCCTAG